TACCATACAGAGGTGTGGAGCTTATCATTATCTTGGGTTTATGAGTGAGCAGCAACAAATGCCTACATCTTAACCTTCCCAGTGTAAGGACACAATAGACTAGGAAGAGGAAAGATATCCAGGGGCCCCATAATTTTGCTGTACAAAGCTCCCAGCGGTTCTTAACTTCACTGAAGATGAGCAGTTAATTTCAGCTACTCAAAGGGAGGTTAGGCCATTGACCTTAATGGGCAAGACCTCTTCCCAAATGGTACACCCCAGCCCCACCTGGATGGTCTGAGACAATACCAGCACATATTagcagaaaacactgctttgcCCAACTTGGGAACTGCCAGATGCCAAGCTGGGCACGTCATCTCAACACCTAATCCACTTGTAAGTAGATCATTACAAAGAgttagaaaaatgaaacacttaCTTGGTCCAAGACCTATGGAAAATGCAGCAACATAAACAAGGAGGCTGGCCAGTGAGAGCCATTTCAGGACAATGGGAACCTCTCCACTTTCCATGTGAGATCCTGCTGTGCTTTTGCCTCCTGCCAAGGCAGTCCTGTTCAGTTCTCCTGTTGTGGCAACATTTGGGCTTCTCTGCGCATCAGATGACAATCTTTCTGGTGAAGCCATGCTAGCAAAAAGGTCTTTGAGACTCCCATTGGACACATCAGTGAGGTTTCCTGGTCTCTGGAGAAAGAAATCCTCTGGAGACTGGCTTCTACAGATGTTGGTGAAATTCACATGTATGTTGTGGTTCACTAAGCCCATAGTGACCAACGATACTGCCATAACAGAAGAGCCAATACACAGAAAAGTTTTACTTCCAACTTGATCCACAAAAACTGTGGCTGGGACTGTGCTGACCACTTTAACCACTCCAACTCCAGTAGAAGCCAAACTGGCAGCTTCATTGCTCTGGAACCCAACTGACTTCAGAACAGTCGATGcgtaaaataaaatgttgggTTGCCCAGTTGTTTGCACAAAAAAGACTAGAGTGAGTCCTACCAACATGCGGGCCCTCATGTTGTTTTTTGAACGAAACAGGTCCAAGAAACTATACTGATGTTCATCTTTCAGGGAAGACTTGATCACAGTAAGTTCTTCAGTAGCATCTGATGTTTCCCGTAGCCTCTCCAGTACTTTTCTTGCAGCTTCATCGTTATTTTTCATGACAAGAAACCGAGGACTTGGAGGAAGGAAATACATGGCAATAGCCTGCAAAGTACCTAATGGAATCACAAGGCCAAACATGTACTTCCAGCCATGAGATATGCTGGCAAATGCATAATTTGAAATATAGGCAAAGAGAATGCCTATCACAATCATGAGTTCATTTAACGATACAAGGAGGCCTCTTCTGTGCTGTGGGGCGATCTCAGCAATATACACACATGTTGCAATTGATGATAATGATATGGAAATACCTATGGAAATCCGTCCTACAATAAGTATCCCATATGATTCATAGGGCAGTAAAATCAGACTCCCCAGTACAAGTAAAGAAGATGCAATAATAATAGCAAGTCTCCTTCCAAATCGGTCTATCAGGAATCCACCAGTAAGGGATGCAAATAAGGCCCCAAAAAGCAGGGAACTTACAACGACTTCCTGCTCTTTGCAAGAAAGTGCTAATATGCTGCTCATCTGAAGAAGAGCTCCAGAGATAAGGCCCAACTCATAACCCATCAGAAGTCCACTTACGGCAGCAAtggcagaagacagaaaagtaaATGTTCCACAGgctgaaataagagaaaaaaacacaaaaacttgAAAGTGTTACTTCTGCAACATTCTGGCAACTAATAATAACTTTATTTGATATACCAGTCCAAACAAATTTTTTGTAACTTCTAGGCAAAGCAGTTATGTGCATACAAACCCATCAGCAGTGGTGACATAAAAGGctatttttgaaatgaaaaaaaattaatccataTAAAGccctgtttaattttaatgcttttggtTTCCTTATCTTCCTGATCAGAAATCAGTAAGGTTTTGATCAGGCCCTAAATAATTAAAGCTTCTGTCTCAGAATATCATTGCAAAAGGCAACACTGACAATACAGCCTTTTGGTAAGAAAGCAATTTTTGCCTTGAGACGTTCTTGGTGTTTTTCCTCTACTGAACTGAGGGAGTCTTGTCCACCCAACTAGTGTACCAGGGGTAAAGAAAACAGTAGTTTCCCAGCCAAACTGCTTCAGTCCTGACTTGAATAAGTGTCAGGTTTTCCCTTGCCACTTACTAATTCCCTTGCTTCACCTGAGGATGTGATGAAGGCTGTTGATCCCAGTGTTTTTACTTTGCCAAATGGAAATTTATCCACTGAGCACCAGGCTGATCCAGATAGCTGGGATATTCTAGGGAAACCAATCTCTGAGGTAcaaattcattaattttctggGCTTTGCTCATCACTAATCTCAGTTTCTTCGGAATCTCAAGATCAAATATTTTGCATAGTTTATGACAGCCACAATGTCAGGAATAAAAAACAGATGGCGAAAACATAAACCAAATGGAGTTTATAAGCCTTTGAATGtccactttaaaataaactcatttTATACAACTGTGATTCGCTGTTTATTGTTACAAGATAGATTCAACTGATTGTATTCTACTAACTGTGAAGCCTTTTGCACCCTAAACCTTGAGGAATATATGATTTTGTTATTGTTGGTCTTGTTCTTTCTCCCAGCATGATTTCCCTCTCATCATGATGTTGGCTGCCACACAACTAGGAAAAGAGTAAATTGACTTCTGATTTTCCTGTTAGTTGGAGATAGGACATGTCTGAGGAGAGGTAGCTTTTGCAGCATAACAGAGTCTGTGTTTCACTTAATTCTCCTGGAACAAAGTACTTGGAATAATCTTGGCTGGAGAGTGATATATGGTCTCATTGAAAATGATACATagaatttgtttatttttagcttatttTTCTGAGGCATTAAGGCTCTTTGATCATGCTGACTGCCTGGAGTTCCTTGCCAATAACTTTTGAGCACATTGGTGAGATTCAGTCCCATTTGACAGAgcatattacatttttaaagcaagtcaTGAAGACAGGGGAAGAGGGCAGCCCTAGCAGTACATCTGCACTACTAAAACAAACAGTGCCAGAGCCCAGGCCTGGACAGTGGCACATGGCCATGTATCCTATTAAATTTCTGGTGTCGTGCCTGGCATGGTTGTGCCCCACGCCACCTCACACTCTCCTAACAATTCCTGGAGGCAGTTTGGCTCATGGTGTGAACACACCATCATGCCCTGGAGCCACTCCACAGGAGGCTGGGTTATTTTTGAGGGCAGCAGAGTATAACTGTGTGAATATAAGCTCTGACTCCAGGGTCAGGAGAGATGTGTAAACCCATTAAGTCTATTAAGATAAGTATTGCCTGTTAGCTCTCCTAGCTGGCTCTCCATTCACTCCCTTTGAGCCAAGTAGAAGCCAAGCGGCAGCAGCCCCAAGCTATTGAGTGCACCCAGCACGCCTCAGCCCACTCTGCCTCTGGGCTCCAGGGACTTGTAAACCAGAGATAAACAAGAGACAGGCAAAACCCACATAGTTTTATATGGTGGGACATAAGGGCATTGGGGTAAATGGGAGTATTGTGAGAAGTCTTTCAGAAGGTGGGGGTGGATGGTAGGTTCActctggtggtggtgggacaGCTTGAAGAAAATGTCACAAAAAATTTGCAAAATGCTCCAGTGATGGGCAATcttttttatattgcttttgtCCATGTCTGTATTAAGTccaaagtttttttctttctttatgtcTGCAGTATCCGAGATCATTGCAGTTATTTTAAACAGAGGTTAGTGCATGGGTTAGGGCAAGGTCCTGTTGTACTTCTTTCACACGCTGAACAGCAATTCAGTGGAAGTACTACTGACTTCAGTTAAGCTGCTTTGTGCTATATTGACTCCATCCTCCAATGCATGCATGCAATACGTGTTTTATTGTTGCAAAACCTGATTTCTCCCTCCCCTTTATATTTTTGACTTCCCTGCTTGGAAAGTATACCCTTCCAATGAAtcctggctggaaagcaggCTGGTAACAACACAGCGTTGTGCTGAATGAATGAGCTTGGGGATCAGAAGCTACGCTGCAAATTTGATCACAGTGCTCTGCCCAAACTACTGCTAAGGGCTGGTATTTGTGCCTTCTTGGATATCTCTGTATTTTACGTCATTTAGCCATGTAGATTTAACCACAGATTTTGCTTTAACCTAAATATTATGAAGCCAAAAGAGATGGTTGTGGTCATCCAGTCTGACACTGGTGAACAGCACGACATAATCCTTCAGACATGTTTAAATTACTTTTGATTTGACCTAGGCCATTTCAAATATTcagctttgatttaaaaatcgCTAGTAGTTGAAAGCCAATGACTTTAAGACATAAGTTGTCCCAGTGGTTAATTGCTTTCACtgtaaattatttgtaaattttttctAGACTTAATTTCTTCAACTTCAGCTTCCAGCCATCAGATCCCATTCTCCATTTGCCTGTATTTAGCTGTGTTCATTAAGTACAGAATTATAGTCTGTCATCAAGTCATCCCACAGACCTCTCCTTGATAAGCTACTTAGCCTGTGAGGCTTTACAAGTTTACCAGTCCCTTAAGTATTCAAAGCCCTGTTCTCAGAACTCTATTCAGATTATCAACTTCAATAAATTGCGAGCTGGACCCAGTGTTCCTGCAGTGGTTGCACAGTGCCAGATAGGAACTTGATGTAATTGTCCCGCTCCTGGTGGATGTTTCCCCCTCTGCTCACCTAAGGACAACCAACTAATTTTCTGACTGAGTTCTTTCCAAGGCACTGTCTTTCCTTTAAATATGGCCTGCCTTTTTGCATCCTAGCTAGGGATGCAAATCACTTAACGTTTGTCTCTACTGAAATACATAGGATGGGTTCAACTTAGCTAATTGTGAGAGATCTACAGCATCTATAGATTTCTTCTGTAACCACTTGTGAAAAATAGGCACTTCTAGATGTCTGAAGTAGGTCAGATgcctatttctctccattgccTATAAAAGGAATATGTGTCGCTTGCTCAGATGCAGATGTCTAAACTTAGCAGAGAGGAACCCCAGACAGCACATTCACTTGCAGTCAGCAGGCCAAGCTGTCTGAATTGCATTCAGCCAGCAACAGATCTCATTTATTAATCACCCATCACCTTTATCACTGATGAATAATCTGTTATTATCTTCTTCCAGGAAATTGAGAAAAAATGTTAAGTTACAGAGGGACAAAAACTGAGTTTAAGGCTCTCCAGGAGAAACACAGCAGCGTGGGCAGTACCTCCTATTGATATTTTGAGGACTGTGTCCTGCATGGCTTTCAATTCTCTCTGTTTGTATGGTTCCAGTTTCTGATTCAAAGTCACAGTGCCAAATCAAATATCTTGACAGAGTCCACCATCAGCATTGTTCTTTACAGTCCAGACTGTACCCTCCTCAGCCTGTGGTCCTCAGATCAGAGCAATCAAGGtgattacttatttttaatctgagaAGCTGTACAAGCTGGGTGTGGAGTTTGGACACCTGGGAAGTTCCTAGGGAAGCACTCAAGCCAACATATTTCTTGCTTCTCCAAGTACAGCAGCTTGACCAAAGTctttatgtttcttttgtttgtttttactgggTCAGCTGCTATCCCTGGTCATGTGTCCAGCAACACATGCCTGCAGTCGTATAGAAATAGCAGAGGGCTGTAACTAAAGCAGACCCCTGaatgaaaagcagtttctgATGTGATGCAGAGGGAGACACATTGTCTTTCTGCACTAGCAGCAGCAAACTCAGCAGTTAACTCCGTGTCTTTTGTCCTTCTCAGGCGCTATTCTGCTGAGAAACATCCTTATATCGCTATGAGGTTTTGTTGTGACTGGTGTACCTAAGACTTGCCTGCTCAGAACTGCCTGCTGAGTTAAACCCTGAAACCTCTGCTCCGTTTTCCTTCATGGTCTTACTCCAGACAAAATTCCCTCTAACTTCAGCATATGTTTTGCTTTAACATTTCCAGATAAAGCATGTTGCAGTAGTTGTACTCACAGTCCTTTTAAGTGTCACTTTTAATGATGTTGCTGGCAGTTCTTAGGcattccttttaaaagaaaaaaaagattcttaaaACGTATATTCCTCTTATTTTTATGAGATGCCTGCAAAATCCATGGCAGTGCGCAGCCCAGGGGAATAAAATCTTTTAATGACGGCTTCCAGAGAAACTTCTCCTTCTGTCTGCAGCAAACACCATGGCTAATGAGTGTGCGGCTGGTATGTGACATGTGATTGGAAAGTCTATTCTCTAGCTTCCCCACATAAACAAAATGGTTTCTCACAACTGTTACTCAGGTCAAAAGCAGCACTGCTTGGCAAAAAACCCATATCTTTAAGAACATTTGCTGGAAATATTTATGCTTGGTTCCTGAAAAGGAGACCAAGCACAGTTGTAGCAGAGTGTACTGCTGATGAGACTGGATGGGGCCAAGTAGTAAGGTTGTGCCCCTTTACTTATTTTCAAGCACATATTTGGGAAAATACAGTCCTTCCAAAGGCAAAACATTTGGTCTGGGTATGTATTTTGTGGGCATTATGGATAAATGACTTGTGCTGGGGAAGATCTGCAAGCAGACTGAGCGGGGAAACACCACTCTTCCCCCACTTCATGTGCAGGAGAGCTATGGGAAAGGTGCCTGGGAGCCCTTTCCAGCTCATGCTGGCAGCACCACACTCCAATTAGTTCAGATACTGAGATTTTTGTGATGtagtttctctttcctttctcccagaAGGACATGCAGTGTGGGGGGAGATCACTTCTTTATGTGACCTGTGCAAATACATCTATTTTGATAGGAGGGGACTTGACAGTCTCTCCAGCATGATGCTTTCTTCTGTTGACTTTGATTTAATCTGAGGTGGGAAATGTCTCAATTTGGGAGGGAAGTATTTTACTGGAAGCTTGAACATATGTTCTTTAAATCCTTGGGAATTCTTTGATCTATTTAGA
This Phalacrocorax aristotelis chromosome 3, bGulAri2.1, whole genome shotgun sequence DNA region includes the following protein-coding sequences:
- the SLC2A12 gene encoding solute carrier family 2, facilitated glucose transporter member 12 isoform X2, which gives rise to MGYELGLISGALLQMSSILALSCKEQEVVVSSLLFGALFASLTGGFLIDRFGRRLAIIIASSLLVLGSLILLPYESYGILIVGRISIGISISLSSIATCVYIAEIAPQHRRGLLVSLNELMIVIGILFAYISNYAFASISHGWKYMFGLVIPLGTLQAIAMYFLPPSPRFLVMKNNDEAARKVLERLRETSDATEELTVIKSSLKDEHQYSFLDLFRSKNNMRARMLVGLTLVFFVQTTGQPNILFYASTVLKSVGFQSNEAASLASTGVGVVKVVSTVPATVFVDQVGSKTFLCIGSSVMAVSLVTMGLVNHNIHVNFTNICRSQSPEDFFLQRPGNLTDVSNGSLKDLFASMASPERLSSDAQRSPNVATTGELNRTALAGGKSTAGSHMESGEVPIVLKWLSLASLLVYVAAFSIGLGPMSWLVLSEIFPVGIRGRAMALTSSMNWGINLLISLTFLTVTELIGLSWVCFIYTIMSLASLAFVIVFIPETKGCSLEQISMELAKQKYVKTPLCWMSQRREKLVPVELAKREKEQLY
- the SLC2A12 gene encoding solute carrier family 2, facilitated glucose transporter member 12 isoform X3, translated to MVPGQSTEDLGQQSQAMRAGEDEESSRGSRRSSHHHLRKLPAAAACGTFTFLSSAIAAVSGLLMGYELGLISGALLQMSSILALSCKEQEVVVSSLLFGALFASLTGGFLIDRFGRRLAIIIASSLLVLGSLILLPYESYGILIVGRISIGISISLSSIATCVYIAEIAPQHRRGLLVSLNELMIVIGILFAYISNYAFASISHGWKYMFGLVIPLGTLQAIAMYFLPPSPRFLVMKNNDEAARKVLERLRETSDATEELTVIKSSLKDEHQYSFLDLFRSKNNMRARMLVGLTLVFFVQTTGQPNILFYASTVLKSVGFQSNEAASLASTGVGVVKVVSTVPATVFVDQVGSKTFLCIGSSVMAVSLVTMGLVNHNIHVNFTNICRSQSPEDFFLQRPGNLTDVSNGSLKDLFASMASPERLSSDAQRSPNVATTGELNRTALAGGKSTAGSHMESGEVPIVLKWLSLASLLVYVAAFSIGLGPMSWLVLSEIFPVGIRGRAMALTSSMNWGINLLISLTFLTVTGNT
- the SLC2A12 gene encoding solute carrier family 2, facilitated glucose transporter member 12 isoform X1, with product MVPGQSTEDLGQQSQAMRAGEDEESSRGSRRSSHHHLRKLPAAAACGTFTFLSSAIAAVSGLLMGYELGLISGALLQMSSILALSCKEQEVVVSSLLFGALFASLTGGFLIDRFGRRLAIIIASSLLVLGSLILLPYESYGILIVGRISIGISISLSSIATCVYIAEIAPQHRRGLLVSLNELMIVIGILFAYISNYAFASISHGWKYMFGLVIPLGTLQAIAMYFLPPSPRFLVMKNNDEAARKVLERLRETSDATEELTVIKSSLKDEHQYSFLDLFRSKNNMRARMLVGLTLVFFVQTTGQPNILFYASTVLKSVGFQSNEAASLASTGVGVVKVVSTVPATVFVDQVGSKTFLCIGSSVMAVSLVTMGLVNHNIHVNFTNICRSQSPEDFFLQRPGNLTDVSNGSLKDLFASMASPERLSSDAQRSPNVATTGELNRTALAGGKSTAGSHMESGEVPIVLKWLSLASLLVYVAAFSIGLGPMSWLVLSEIFPVGIRGRAMALTSSMNWGINLLISLTFLTVTELIGLSWVCFIYTIMSLASLAFVIVFIPETKGCSLEQISMELAKQKYVKTPLCWMSQRREKLVPVELAKREKEQLY